Part of the Labilithrix sp. genome, GGCGGATCTTCTCCTCCGCGACCGCCGCGTCGAACGGCCTCTTGATCGCGTCGAAGCGCGCGGCGTCCTTCGGGCCGAGCGCGGTGATCCCGCCCCCGGGCGCGAGCTTGTCGTCGAGCACCTCCACCGCGCGCCCCGCCTTCGCGAGCTCCACCGCGGCCGCCATGCCGGCCGGCCCCGCGCCGACGACCACGCAGTCCGCGCTCCGGCGCGCCGACGTGCGCGGCGCCTCCGCCGCGGCGGGGAGCTTCCCGAGGCCGGCGACGCGGCGCGCGAACCCCTGCATGATCGTCTGGATGCCGGGGATGCCGGCGAAGAGCTCGTGGTGGTTCATCCCGTCGGGGAAGAACCAGTCCGTCATCCGGAGGAGGTCCACGTCGCGGGGGCCGAGGCGGTTCTGGGTGACGATCGTCATCCCGTCGCGGGCGGGGACGAGGCACGTCATCACGTTGGGGGTCTCGTCGACTCGCGCGAGGCAGCCGTCGCACGCGCCGCGCATGCAGGAGGGCCCGCGCGGGCGATGGAACTTGGGGCTCCGCGCGATCGTCGTTTTCCCCGCGGCGACGAGCGCGGCGGCGACCGGCTCGCCGGCCTCGGCCTGCACCTTCTCGCCGTCGAGCGTGATCGTCACGGGGTGAACGAGCGATCGCGTCCGCGGCATCGAAGCCGGCACTTTACTTTCGATCGCGGGGTCGGGACACTGTCCTCGCGATGCGGCTCGGTCTTTTGGGTCCAGCCGGTGGAGACGTGGGCGCGCTCGGCCGTGCGGCCGAGTTCCTGCTCAACGGCGCCCGTGTGCATCGCGCGATCTACCTCGGCAACGACGGCGCGCTCGATCGCGCGGTCGCGGCCTGGGCGCGGAAGCTCGTCGGCGAAGACCCGACCGACGAGGGCGCGTGGCGGCGCGCGGCCGACGTCGCGCTCGCGGGGCACCCCGCGCAGATCGATCGCTTCGTCGCGACGGAGCGCGCGCGCCTCCGGCTCAAGTCGCTCGAGGCGCTGCCGGAGAAGCTCACGCGCACGATCGAGATGGTGTCGGATCGCGTCGCGGTCCTGATCTACGACAAGGCGCAGCTCGACGAGGACGACATCCACGCCGCGAACATCCTCGTCTACGGCAAGTCGGACGCGCCGCTCGTGAAGAAGATCGGGGCGCGCTGGTTCGTCACGCCGGGGCCGGTCGGCGCGACGAACGGAGGGCTCGCCGTGCTCGACGACGAGAAGGATGACGTCGTCGTCACGATCTTCGACGCGAGCGGCAAACCCGCGCAGCGCGAGGTGCTCGCGACCGTGCGCGCGAAGATGCGGGTGAAGGACGCATGACGACGTACGCCGTCTTCGGCGGGAGCTTCAACCCGCCGCACCTCGCGCACGTGCTCGCGCTCGCGGTCGTGCACGCGCGCTACGAGGTCGACAAGATCCTCGTCGTGCCGACGTTCCAGCACCCCTTCGCGAAGTCGCTCGCGCCGTACGAAGACCGCGTTCGCATGTGCGAGCTCGCGATGGGCTGGCTCCCGCGGGTGGAGGTCTCGCGCGTGGAGGAGGAGCTCGGCGGCGAGAGCAGGACGCTCCGCACGATCGAGCACCTCGTCGCGAGGCATCCCGGCGTCGACCTCCGCTTCGTGATGGGCGCGGACATCGTGCTCGAGTCGGCCAAGTGGTACGGCTTCGATCGGATCAAGGAGCTCGCCCCGCCGATCGTGCTCGGGCGCGCCGGCGTGAGCTTCGAGGGCGCGCCGCCGCCGGTGCTGCCGGCGATCTCGAGCACCGAGGTCCGCGCGCGGCTCGCCGACGGCGACGTCGCGCCGATCGAGCCGCTCGTGCCGAAGGCGGTCATCGAGTACGCACGCGAACGTAAGCTCTACGTCGAAAGTCGGAGATCACTTTGAAGGTCTTCATCCTCGGAGCCGGGAAGGTCGGGCGCGCGCTCGCGGCGGCGCTCAAGAAGTCGGGCACGCCGGTGACGCTCCGCGCGGCGCGGCAGGGCGTTCCGTCGCGGCCGATCGACGCGTCGATCGTCGTCCTCGCGCTGCGCGAGCGGCAGCTCCACACCTTCGCGGCGGACCTCGCCGCGTCGGGCGTCGTCGCGCGGAGCGCGGTCGTCGTCCACAACGCGGGCTCGCTCGACGCCGAGATCCTCGCGCCGCTCCGCGCCTCGTGCGCCGGCGTCGCGCAGATGCACCCGATGATCTCGTTCGCCTCGACGACGAAGTTCCCCACGCTGGCGCGCGGCCATTGCCACGTGAAGGGTGACGCGGTCGCGGAGAAGCGCGCGCGCGCGCTCGCGAAGAAGCTCGGGATGACGCCGCGCACGTTCGCGAAGCTCGACACGGTCGGCTACCACGCGGCGGCGGGGCTCGTCGCGAACGGCGCCGCCGCGCTCGCCGCGATCGGCCTCGAGCTCCTCGCGGTGAGCGGCGTCCCGCGCGCGGACGCGCCGAAGATGCTCGGCCCGCTCCTCCGCAGCGTTGCGGAGAACGTGGAGTCGCTCGGCTTCCCCGACGCGCTCACCGGTCCGGTCCGTCGCGGCGACGCGGCGGGGATCGAGAAGCAGGTCGGCGTGCTCTCCGAGAAGCTGCCCGACGCGCTGCCGATCTACCTCGCGAGCGGCCTCGCGCAGCTCCCGATCGCGGCGCGCATCGGCGACGCGACGAAGGAGCAGATCGACGCGGTCGGCGACGTCCTCCGCGCTGGAATGCGACGACATGTCCCGAAATCTGGGTTGCGACCCGAAAGAGACCTACATCGTCGCCGATCGCGATCCTGACGCCGCGCGCCCGTGCGCAGGCTGACGGACAGGCACAATAGTAGCGATTTCCGATGGTTGGGTAGGCTTTGGGCAGGCTCGTGACTTGCATAGCACGAGCGTCCCACGCGAGAGCCCTGCCGTACCGTTCTCGGTAGAAACCCGAATCCCTGAGTTATTTCGAGACCATAATACTGGTTTCGAGGCGCTCGGCTGGATCCGGGGGCTGCCTTGAAGGTCGGCGTTTCTCGAGTAGGTTTCATCGGCTTTGGCACTCGCAGCTCCTCTCCCTCCTCTCTCTGCGCTCGGCGCGGCTTCGGCCGTGGCTCCGGTGCGGGCGTTCGTCGAGCTCGACGAGCGTCTCGTCGGTGCGCAGCCCGGCGTGATCTTCGTGCGCGCGCCGGCCGATGCGCACGGCCCGATCGCCGCGCACGCCTCGCGTCGCCTCCGCGCGAGCGGGTGGCTCCCGATCGGCGCCGCGGTCCGCGCGGGAGCGCCGCTCTTCCGTGACGTCGCGCTCCACCTCGGCGTGAGCACGCTGCCGTGTGACCCCGCGCTCTGCGCTGAGACGCTCGCCAACGCCGCGCTGACGATGCGCGCCGCGATCGTCGCGCCGCTCCCGGCCGACGGCACCTGGGATCGCTCCGTCGCCGCGCTCCTCGCGAAGGTCGCGCGCGTCCCGGTCGTGTTCATCACGTCGAGCGAAGACCTCCCGTGTTGGGACGGCGCCGCCTTCGAGGTCGGCGCGGAGCTCGCGGTGAGCGACAAGCTCCGCTGGCTCTCCGCCGTCGCGGAAGAAGCGCAGCAGGCGGTCGGCTCGAACGACCTGCGCTCGCTCGAGGCGTGGTGGTCTCGCGCGCGCCACGCGCCGGCCGAGCCGAACAAGAGCTTCGACGACCTCGGCGCGATCGCGCTCCGCGTCCTCGCCAGCATCGCGCTCGCGGGCCGTTCCCTCCCGGTCGAGTCGCTCGTGCGCCTCGCGGAGGACGATGGCGGTCGGTCTTCCGACCGCGTCTTGGGCGACGCGCGCGCCGCGATCGACGAGCTCGTCGCCGCCGACTTCGTGACGATCGCCGGCGGCCTCGTCTCGGCCTCGCCGTGGTGCGAGCTCGGCGCGCTCGCGAACGACGCGACGAACGCGTCGCGCCTCGCGGTCGCGGCCTGCCTCGAAGAAGAAGCGGCCGGCTCCGCCGCCGATCCGTGGGCGCGCGCGCACGCCGCCGATCTCTACCTCGCCGCCGGCGCCTACGCCGAGGCGAACGCCGCGATCGGCCGCGCGCTCCGTCACGGCGCGGATCCGCAGGTGAACGGCGAGGTGTCGGCGCGCTGGTTCGACGCGGTCGGCAAGATCGACGGCGCGGCCGGACTCGACCTCCGCCTCAAGGCCGCGAACCGCGCGCTCGTCCTCGGCGAGGCGGCGGACGCGCAGCGCTGGTGCGAGAGCGCGGCGACGATCGCGCCGAACGATCCGCACATCTCGCTCCTCATGGCCCGCGCGCTCATGCAGCTCGGCGATCTCGTCGCCGCGCGCGTCTGCCTCACGAAGGCGGAGACGAACGCGGAGAGCGACGGAGAGCTCCTCGCTCGCGTCGCGGGCGAGCGCGCCGAGCTCGCGTACCTCGGCGGCGAGCTCGAGCTTGCGGCGTCGCACGCGGATCGCGCGGTCGATCTCGCGAAGACGGCGGCCACGCGCCTCGGCGCGCGCGGCACGCTCGGCAAGATCCTCCTCGCGCGCGGCTCGTGGGAGCTCGCGGACGAGCACTTCGCGGAGGACGCGCTCACCGCGTCGGCGAGCGGCGAGACCACCGCCGAGCTCCGCGCGCGCTTGAACCGCGGCATCGCCCTCCTCTCGAAGGGTCGCCTCGACGAAGCGCGCGCGATCCTCGAGCGCGTGCTCGCCGACGGCACGCGCCTCCACGAAGAGCGCGCGCGCGCGTACGCGCTCTCGAACCTCGGCCTCGTCGCTTACCGCCAGCACGACTACGGCGCGGCGCTCCAGTACTGGGAGCACACCGTCCGCTTCCCGCAGGCGCTCCGCGGCCGCCTCGCGACCGCGCTCACGATCGCGAACCTCGCCGATCTCCGCCTCCGCCTCGGCCTCGTCGATCACGCCGACCACGCGATCTCGTTCGGCAAGAAGCTCCTCTCGGGCCACGCGCCTCCGCGCTGCGCCGCGCTCTTCAAGTGGGTCGGCGCGCAGGTCGCGCTCGCGAAGCGCAACACCGAGCTCGCGCGGCGCGAGATCGAAGGCGCCCTCGTCGACGCGCAGGCGTCGGGCGATCACGACTGCCTCGAGGCCGCGTACACCGTGTCGGCGCGCGTCGCGCTCGAAGACGGCGACCTCGCCCGCGCGGCGCAGGCGCTCTCGCACGCGGAGACGATCGCGAAGAGCGGCCGCGCGAGGACCGAGACCGCGATCGTCCGCGCGTACCACCGCCGCGCGCTCGGCCAGCCCGCGATCGACAGCGCGAGCCAGGCGCTCCAGGCCGCGCGCGTCTCGGGCGACGAGGACCTCCTCACCGAGATCCACACCCTCCTCGCGATGCTCCATCGCGACGCGGGCGATCTCTCCGCCGCGCAGGCGCACGCGTCGCGCGCGATCGCGGTGCGCGATCAGGTCGCGAACGGCCTCCCCGCCGACATCCGCGCGGCGTACCTCGCGAAGCCGGAGATGGTCGCGCTCGCGCGCCTCCAGACCGCGCTCGTGAACGCCACCTCCTCCGAGCTCGAGCCCTCCTTCGACGAGGCGCCCCGCACGGAACGTTCCGTCCCCACGAAGACGTGGGGCCCCGGCACGCCGTCGCGGCTCGAGTCCGCCGCCGAGAAGCGCGAGCTCGTCGGCGACGACGCGCAGATGAAGGCGCTCACGATCGCGATCAAGAAGGTCGCGAAGTCGAACAGCACCGTGCTCATCCGCGGCGAGAGCGGCACCGGCAAGGAGCTCGTCGCGGAGGCGCTCCATCGCGCTTCGGACCGCGCGACGGGCCCGCTCGTCAGCGTCAACTGCGCGGCGCTGGTGGAGACGCTCCTCCTCTCCGAGCTCTTCGGCCACGAGAAGGGCGCGTTCACCGGCGCCTCCGCGCGCCGTCGCGGCCGCTTCGAGATGGCGGAGGGCGGCACGCTCTTCCTCGACGAGATCGGCGACATCTCTCCGCGCACGCAGGTCGCGCTCCTCCGCGTCCTCCAGGAGAAGACCTTCGAGCGCGTCGGCGGCACGGCGCCGATCCGCGCGAACGTGCGCGTCGTCTGCGCGACGCACCGCGACCTCCGCGCGATGGTCGAGCGCGGCGAGTTCCGCGAGGACCTCTACTACCGCCTCCGCGGCATCACGCTCGAGGTGCCCGCGCTGCGCGCCCGCATCGCCGACCTCCCCAAGATCGCGGACCACCTCCTCGCCCGCATCGCCGACGAGCGCGGCGACGCGAAGAAGTCACTCTCGAGCGACGCGGTCGACTTGCTCGCGCGGCATCGTTGGCCGGGCAACATCCGCGAGCTCGAGAACGTGCTCCGCGCGGTGTCGCTCTTCGCCGACGGCGACGTGATCACCGCGACCGACCTCATCGAGAACGTCGAAGACCTCCGCTCCGTCGCGCAGGCGGGGCCGTGGGGCTCCTCGGGTCCGGCGTCGCAGGCGCCGGTGTCGCTCCGCGCGATCGGGATGGCTCCGCCGCCTTCGAGCGTCGCCGCTCCGTTCTCGGAGCGCGTCGCGGTGAACGACAGCGAAGAAGAAGAGGGCGACGGCCTCCTCCCGGAGGACGAAGCCAACGCGACCGCGGTCGCCTACGCGCAGGTGCGCCAGGGCGCCGTCTCGCTTTCGGACATCAAGCGTCAGATCGAGCGCGATTGCATCGCGCGCGCGCTGGCGGAGACCAAGGGAAACATCACCCGTGCAGCGGCGCTTCTGGGGATGAAGCGTCCACGCCTTTCTCAGCTCGTGAAGCAGTACGGTCTCGCAGCTGCTTCCTCCGAGGGAAATTCATGAAGCGCATCAGCACCAAGCTCCTCGCCGTTTCGTCGCTCGCGCTCGCGCTCACCGCGACGGCATGCAGTGAAGACGACGCTCAATCCGAAGAGGAGGCAGCCGAGCAGGCGACCGAGCTGACGGAGGCCGAGCGCGCGGCGGCGATGGCGGCGCAAGAGCAAGCCGCCATCACGGGCACCTCGGGCGCGCTCACGCACAGCGCCGAGATCGGCGGCGGCTGCGCGTCCTGCGGCCCGCTCCCGGATCCGTGGACCAAGGCAGGCCCGCTCCCCGACCCGTGGAAGTCCACGTCGTCGGGCGGCGGCGCCGGCACCGGCACGAGCACGAAGGGCAGCTCGGGGAACTGACGCAGCGTTGGGCCCGGCCGGCGGGTCCTCGGTAGACTACCGGCTGTGGTGGAGGACCTCCGCGCCAGGACCACGCTCTTCTGCGGCGTGATCGCGTTCGCGATCGCGCTGTCGATGCTCTTGCGCGGGCGGCGGAGCGCGCACTGGCTGTTCGCGGCGTTCTCGACCTGCGTCGCGTTCTGGTACGTGAGCCAGTCGCTCGCGGGGTTGCTCGAGGACCCCGCGCGCTCGCTGTTCGATCGCGCGACCACGATCCTGACCGTGCTCCTCCCGCAGTTCGCGGTGCACCTGTTCCACTCCATCACGCCGCTCGAGCACACGTCGGGGATCGGCGCGCGGCTGCCGCGCATCTCCGCCGCGCTCGGCATCCCGATGCTCGCGGTCGCGCTCTCGCCGTTCGAGCGCGCCGGGGCGGCGCTGAAGGCGCTCGCGCTCGGGAGCCTCTATTTCTAC contains:
- the nadD gene encoding nicotinate (nicotinamide) nucleotide adenylyltransferase; this encodes MTTYAVFGGSFNPPHLAHVLALAVVHARYEVDKILVVPTFQHPFAKSLAPYEDRVRMCELAMGWLPRVEVSRVEEELGGESRTLRTIEHLVARHPGVDLRFVMGADIVLESAKWYGFDRIKELAPPIVLGRAGVSFEGAPPPVLPAISSTEVRARLADGDVAPIEPLVPKAVIEYARERKLYVESRRSL
- a CDS encoding (2Fe-2S)-binding protein, which translates into the protein MPRTRSLVHPVTITLDGEKVQAEAGEPVAAALVAAGKTTIARSPKFHRPRGPSCMRGACDGCLARVDETPNVMTCLVPARDGMTIVTQNRLGPRDVDLLRMTDWFFPDGMNHHELFAGIPGIQTIMQGFARRVAGLGKLPAAAEAPRTSARRSADCVVVGAGPAGMAAAVELAKAGRAVEVLDDKLAPGGGITALGPKDAARFDAIKRPFDAAVAEEKIRLRLQTTAGAVYGKDLLVASEADGAEVLEARAVVLACGAHDGVLAFEGNDLPGVMSARAAGWLLSHGVVPGARIAVVVAKGGGPFGEAYARAVGKAAAVQVVRGEPIAIRGTSKVKGVRVRSASGDGEVDADAVLIDAARSPAFELCEQAGATVAHEPRGFVVRAGDDGRIADGYWVAGEVSGTAFDPKAIEAEARRVAASITASPPR
- a CDS encoding DUF2520 domain-containing protein → MTLKVFILGAGKVGRALAAALKKSGTPVTLRAARQGVPSRPIDASIVVLALRERQLHTFAADLAASGVVARSAVVVHNAGSLDAEILAPLRASCAGVAQMHPMISFASTTKFPTLARGHCHVKGDAVAEKRARALAKKLGMTPRTFAKLDTVGYHAAAGLVANGAAALAAIGLELLAVSGVPRADAPKMLGPLLRSVAENVESLGFPDALTGPVRRGDAAGIEKQVGVLSEKLPDALPIYLASGLAQLPIAARIGDATKEQIDAVGDVLRAGMRRHVPKSGLRPERDLHRRRSRS
- a CDS encoding sigma 54-interacting transcriptional regulator; translated protein: MAPVRAFVELDERLVGAQPGVIFVRAPADAHGPIAAHASRRLRASGWLPIGAAVRAGAPLFRDVALHLGVSTLPCDPALCAETLANAALTMRAAIVAPLPADGTWDRSVAALLAKVARVPVVFITSSEDLPCWDGAAFEVGAELAVSDKLRWLSAVAEEAQQAVGSNDLRSLEAWWSRARHAPAEPNKSFDDLGAIALRVLASIALAGRSLPVESLVRLAEDDGGRSSDRVLGDARAAIDELVAADFVTIAGGLVSASPWCELGALANDATNASRLAVAACLEEEAAGSAADPWARAHAADLYLAAGAYAEANAAIGRALRHGADPQVNGEVSARWFDAVGKIDGAAGLDLRLKAANRALVLGEAADAQRWCESAATIAPNDPHISLLMARALMQLGDLVAARVCLTKAETNAESDGELLARVAGERAELAYLGGELELAASHADRAVDLAKTAATRLGARGTLGKILLARGSWELADEHFAEDALTASASGETTAELRARLNRGIALLSKGRLDEARAILERVLADGTRLHEERARAYALSNLGLVAYRQHDYGAALQYWEHTVRFPQALRGRLATALTIANLADLRLRLGLVDHADHAISFGKKLLSGHAPPRCAALFKWVGAQVALAKRNTELARREIEGALVDAQASGDHDCLEAAYTVSARVALEDGDLARAAQALSHAETIAKSGRARTETAIVRAYHRRALGQPAIDSASQALQAARVSGDEDLLTEIHTLLAMLHRDAGDLSAAQAHASRAIAVRDQVANGLPADIRAAYLAKPEMVALARLQTALVNATSSELEPSFDEAPRTERSVPTKTWGPGTPSRLESAAEKRELVGDDAQMKALTIAIKKVAKSNSTVLIRGESGTGKELVAEALHRASDRATGPLVSVNCAALVETLLLSELFGHEKGAFTGASARRRGRFEMAEGGTLFLDEIGDISPRTQVALLRVLQEKTFERVGGTAPIRANVRVVCATHRDLRAMVERGEFREDLYYRLRGITLEVPALRARIADLPKIADHLLARIADERGDAKKSLSSDAVDLLARHRWPGNIRELENVLRAVSLFADGDVITATDLIENVEDLRSVAQAGPWGSSGPASQAPVSLRAIGMAPPPSSVAAPFSERVAVNDSEEEEGDGLLPEDEANATAVAYAQVRQGAVSLSDIKRQIERDCIARALAETKGNITRAAALLGMKRPRLSQLVKQYGLAAASSEGNS